In Lodderomyces elongisporus chromosome 2, complete sequence, the following proteins share a genomic window:
- the FKS1 gene encoding 1,3-beta-D-glucan synthase (CAZy:GT48) produces the protein MSYNDNNHNNNNGNNNYYDPNQQVGGGSSGSDVNGVSANDGYYQQQVDDGTANMYQQAPPQQQDYYDPNAQYGQDPNMPYGQDPNMQYHQQPYDMDGYQDPNQYGGQPMNAQGYNADPEAFSDFSYGGGQTPGTPGYDQYGTQYTPSQMSYGGDPRSSGASTPIYGGQGQGYDPSQFHMSSNLPYPAWSADPQAPIKIEHIEDIFIDLTNKFGFQRDSMRNMFDYFMTLLDSRSSRMSPAQALLSLHADYIGGDNANYRKWFFSSQQDLDDSLGFANMTLGKIGRKARKASKKSKKARQAAEEHGQDVDALANELEGDYSLEAAEIRWKAKMNTLTPEERVRDIALYLLLWGEANQVRFTPECLCYIYKVAYDYLESPMCQQRQEPVPEGDYLNRVITPLYRFLRSQVYEIYEGRFVKREKDHNKVIGYDDVNQLFWYPEGISRIMFSDGTRLVDIPKEERYLRLGEVEWSNVFFKTYKEIRTWLHFITNFNRIWIIHFTVYWMYTAYNSPTLYTKHYVQTINNQPLASSRWASCAIGGVLASFIQILATIFEWMFVPREWAGAQHLTRRLMFLIGIFVINLVPVVYTFQVAGLTLYSKSALALSIVGFFIAVATLVFFAIMPLGGLFTSYMNKRSRRYISSQTFTANFIKLRGLDMWMSYLLWFLVFLAKMVESYFFLTLSLRDPIRNLSTMQMRCIGEVWYGVRVCRHQAKIVLGLMYLVDLLLFFLDTYMWYIICNCIFSIGRSFYLGISILTPWRNIFTRLPKRIYSKILATTEMEIKYKPKVLISQIWNAIVISMYREHLLAIDHVQKLLYHQVPSEIEGKRTLRAPTFFVSQDDNNFETEFFPRNSEAERRISFFAQSLATPIPEPLPVDNMPTFTVFTPHYSEKILLSLREIIREDDQFSRVTLLEYLKQLHPVEWECFVKDTKILAEETAAYENGEDSEKLSEDGLKSKIDDLPFYCIGFKSAAPEYTLRTRIWASLRSQTLYRTVSGFMNYARAIKLLYRVENPELVQYFGGDPEGLELALEKMARRKFRFLVSMQRLSKFKDDEMENAEFLLRAYPDLQIAYLDEEPALNEDEEPRVYSALIDGHCEMLENGRRRPKFRVQLSGNPILGDGKSDNQNHAIIFHRGEYIQLIDANQDNYLEECLKIRSVLAEFEELNVEHVNPYAPNLKTADPADKKDPVAILGAREYIFSENSGVLGDVAAGKEQTFGTLFARTLAQIGGKLHYGHPDFLNATFMLTRGGVSKAQKGLHLNEDIYAGMTAMMRGGKIKHCEYYQCGKGRDMGFGSILNFTTKIGAGMGEQMLSREYYYLSTQLPLDRFLSFYYGHPGFHINNLFIQLSLQVFMLVLANLNSLAHEAIICSYDKDIPVTDVLYPYGCYNLSPAVEWIRRYTLSIFIVFFISFIPLVVQELIERGVWKAFQRFVRHFISLSPMFEVFVAQIYSSSVFTDLTVGGARYISTGRGFATSRIPFSILYSRFADSSIYMGSRLMLILLFGTVAHWQAPLLWFWASLSSLMFSPFIFNPHQFAWEDFFIDYRDFIRWLSRGNTKWHRNSWIGYVRLSRSRITGFKRKLTGDVSEKAAGDASRAHRSNIIFADFLPTLIYTAGLFVAFTFINAQTGVTKYPYEILGSTSPQPVNSVLRLIICSLAPVVIDCGVLFFCVGMACCAGPMLGLCCKKTGAVIAGIAHGVAVIVHIVFFIVMWVTEGFNFARMLLGLATMIYVQRLLFKFLTLAFLTREFKNDKANTAFWTGKWYNTGMGWMAFTQPSREFVAKIVEMSEFAGDFMLAHIILFCQLPILFVPLIDRWHSMMLFWLKPSRLIRPPIYSLKQARLRKRMVRKYCVLYFAVLVMLVVIIAAPAAASSQIAVDQFANIGGSGSIANGLFQPRNVSNNDTGPNRPNSYSTMWTYLSSRYTGHTTAYSTNPFR, from the coding sequence ATGTCGTATAACGATAATaaccacaacaataacaacggaaacaacaactactacgACCCTAACCAACaggttggtggtggtagtagtggtagtgatGTTAATGGTGTTTCGGCAAACGATGGCTACTATCAACAGCAGGTTGATGATGGCACTGCCAACATGTACCAACaagcaccaccacaacaacaagattaCTATGACCCAAACGCTCAATATGGCCAGGATCCAAACATGCCATATGGCCAAGATCCAAACATGCAATACCATCAACAACCTTATGACATGGATGGGTACCAGGATCCAAACCAATATGGTGGGCAACCAATGAATGCTCAAGGTTACAATGCTGACCCAGAAGCATTCTCTGACTTTAGTTACGGTGGTGGTCAAACCCCAGGTACTCCAGGCTATGATCAATACGGAACTCAATACACACCATCCCAAATGAGCTACGGTGGAGATCCAAGGTCTTCTGGTGCATCAACTCCAATCTATGGAGGCCAAGGCCAAGGTTACGACCCTTCCCAATTCCACATGTCCTCCAACTTGCCATATCCAGCATGGTCAGCAGATCCTCAAGCCCCAATCAAGATTGAGCACATTGAGGATATCTTTATAGATTTGACCAACAAGTTTGGTTTCCAAAGAGATTCCATGAGAAACATGTTTGATTATTTCATGACATTGTTGGACTCGAGATCATCTCGTATGTCCCCTGCACAAGCCTTGTTGAGTTTACACGCTGACTACATTGGTGGTGACAATGCCAACTATAGAAAATGGTTTTTTTCATCACAACAAGATTTGGACGACTCTTTGGGATTCGCCAATATGACATTGGGTAAAATTGGTAGAAAGGCAAGAAAAGCCTCTAAAAAATCCAAAAAGGCGAGACAAGCTGCCGAGGAACATGGTCAGGATGTCGATGCTTTGGCTAATGAATTGGAGGGCGATTACTCATTGGAAGCAGCCGAGATTAGGTGGAAAGCCAAGATGAACACCTTGACTCCCGAGGAAAGAGTGCGTGATATTGCTCTTTACTTGCTTTTGTGGGGTGAAGCCAACCAAGTGCGTTTTACACCGGAATGTTTGTGTTATATCTACAAAGTTGCATATGATTACTTGGAATCGCCAATGTGCCAACAAAGACAAGAACCTGTCCCTGAAGGTGACTACTTGAACCGTGTTATTACACCTTTGTATAGGTTCCTTAGATCTCAAGTTTACGAGATTTATGAAGGTAGATTTGTTAAACGTGAAAAGGATCACAATAAGGTTATTGGATATGATGATGTTAATCAATTGTTTTGGTATCCCGAAGGTATTTCTAGAATCATGTTTAGTGATGGAACCAGATTGGTTGATATTCCAAAGGAAGAGCGTTATTTGAGATTGGGTGAAGTTGAATGGAGCAAtgtatttttcaaaacttaTAAAGAAATTAGAACATGGTTGCACTTTATCACCAACTTTAACAGAATCTGGATTATCCATTTCACCGTTTACTGGATGTATACTGCATACAACTCGCCAACATTGTACACTAAACATTATGTTCAAACTATCAACAACCAACCACTTGCTTCATCAAGATGGGCTTCGTGTGCCATTGGTGGTGTCCTTGCCTCATTTATTCAAATCTTGGCTACAATTTTTGAATGGATGTTTGTTCCTAGAGAATGGGCTGGTGCTCAACACTTGACGCGTCGTTTAATGTTTTTGATTGGTATCTTTGTGATCAACTTGGTACCAGTGGTTTACACATTCCAAGTCGCTGGTTTGACATTATACTCAAAGTCTGCACTTGCTTTATCGATTGTTGGTTTCTTTATTGCCGTTGCCACATTGGTTTTCTTTGCAATTATGCCATTGGGTGGATTATTCACATCCTACATGAACAAGAGATCCAGAAGATATATTTCTTCGCAAACATTTACTGCCAACTTTATTAAATTGAGAGGATTGGACATGTGGATGTCTTACTTGTTGtggtttttggttttcctTGCCAAGATGGTTGAatcttatttctttttgaccTTGTCTTTAAGAGACCCAATCAGAAACTTGTCAACAATGCAAATGAGATGTATTGGTGAAGTTTGGTACGGAGTCCGTGTCTGTAGACACCAAGCCAAGATTGTGTTGGGATTGATGTATCTTGTtgatttgcttttgttctttttggaTACTTATATGTGGTACATTATCTGTAACTGTATCTTTTCCATTGGACGTTCATTCTACTTGGGTATTTCCATCTTGACTCCCTGGAGAAATATCTTTACTAGATTACCAAAGAGAATTTACTCAAAGATCTTGGCCACTACTGAAATGGAAATCAAGTACAAGCCAAAGGTGTTGATTTCACAAATTTGGAATGCTATTGTTATCTCTATGTACAGAGAACATTTGTTGGCTATTGATCACGtgcaaaaattgttgtACCACCAAGTTCCATCTGAAATTGAAGGAAAGAGAACTTTGAGAGCACCAacattctttgtttctcaaGATGATAATAACTTTGAAACTGAGTTTTTCCCAAGAAACTCTGAGGCTGAAAGAAGAATTTCATTCTTTGCTCAATCATTGGCAACCCCTATCCCCGAACCTTTACCTGTTGATAATATGCCTACATTTACCGTGTTCACTCCCCATTACTCTGAAAAGATTTTATTGTCTTTGAGAGAAATTATTAGAGAAGATGATCAATTTTCAAGAGTCACTTTGTTGGAATACTTGAAACAGTTGCATCCAGTTGAATGGGAGTGTTTTGTTAAGGATACAAAGATTTTGGCTGAGGAGACTGCTGCTTACGAAAATGGTGAAGACTCTGAGAAATTATCCGAAGATGGTTTGAAATCCAAGATTGATGATTTGCCATTCTACTGTATTGGTTTCAAATCAGCTGCTCCAGAATATACTTTGAGAACCAGAATCTGGGCCTCTTTGAGATCGCAAACTTTGTACAGAACTGTTTCCGGTTTTATGAACTATGCTAGAGCTATTAAATTGTTGTACAGAGTTGAGAACCCAGAGCTTGTGCAATACTTTGGTGGAGACCCTGAAGGCTTGGAGTTGGCTCTCGAAAAGATGGCTAGAAGAAAATTCagatttttggtttctatGCAAAGATTGTCCAAATTCAAGGATGacgaaatggaaaatgctGAATTCTTGTTGCGTGCTTACCCTGACTTGCAAATTGCTTACTTGGATGAAGAACCTGCTTTGAATGAAGACGAGGAACCAAGAGTCTACTCTGCATTGATTGATGGTCATTGTGAGATGTTGGAGAATGGTAGACGTCGTCCTAAATTTAGAGTGCAATTGTCTGGTAACCCAATTTTGGGTGATGGTAAATCCGATAATCAAAATCATGCTATTATCTTCCACAGAGGTGAATACATTCAATTGATTGATGCAAATCAAGATAACTATTTGGAAGAATGTTTGAAGATTAGATCTGTTTTGGCTGAATTCGAAGAATTGAATGTTGAGCATGTCAACCCATACGCTCCAAACTTGAAGACTGCTGATCCTGCTGACAAGAAAGACCCTGTTGCTATTTTGGGTGCCAGAGAATATATCTTTTCCGAAAACTCTGGTGTTTTGGGTGATGTTGCAGCAGGTAAAGAACAAACTTTCGGTACTTTGTTTGCTAGAACCTTGGCTCAAATTGGTGGTAAATTGCATTATGGTCACCCGGATTTCTTGAATGCTACTTTTATGTTGACTAGAGGAGGTGTTTCAAAAGCTCAAAAAGGTTTGCACTTGAACGAAGATATCTACGCAGGTATGACAGCCATGATGAGAGGTGGTAAGATTAAGCATTGTGAATACTACCAATGTGGTAAAGGTAGAGATATGGGTTTCGGATCCATTTTGAACTTTACTACCAAGATTGGTGCTGGTATGGGTGAGCAAATGTTGTCAAGAGAGTACTACTACTTATCCACTCAATTGCCCTTGGATCgtttcttgtctttttaCTATGGTCACCCAGGTTTCCACATTaacaatttgtttattcAATTGTCATTGCAAGTGTTTATGTTGGTGTTGGCTAACTTGAACTCGTTGGCTCATGAAGCTATTATTTGTTCTTACGATAAGGATATTCCAGTCACTGATGTCTTGTACCCATATGGTTGCTACAATCTTTCACCAGCCGTTGAGTGGATTAGACGTTATACATTGTCTATCTTTATTGTGTTTTTCATCTCTTTCATTCCATTGGTTGTTCAAGAATTGATTGAAAGAGGTGTTTGGAAAGCATTCCAGAGATTTGTTAgacatttcatttcattgtCGCCAATGTTTGAAGTGTTTGTTGCTCAAATCTATTCCTCGTCTGTTTTCACCGATTTGACTGTTGGTGGTGCAAGATATATCTCCACTGGTAGAGGTTTTGCTACTTCAAGAATtccattttcaatcttGTATTCACGTTTTGCTGATTCCTCGATCTATATGGGTTCAAGATTAATGTTGATCTTGTTGTTTGGTACTGTTGCTCACTGGCAAGCACCATTGTTGTGGTTCTGGGCTTCCTTGTCGTCATTGATGTTCTCACCATTCATATTTAACCCACATCAATTTGCTTGGGAAGATTTCTTTATTGACTATAGAGATTTCATCAGATGGTTATCAAGAGGTAACACCAAATGGCACAGAAACTCGTGGATTGGTTACGTTAGACTTTCTAGATCACGTATTACTGGTTTCAAGCGTAAGTTGACTGGTGATGTTTCCGAAAAGGCTGCTGGTGACGCATCTAGAGCTCACAGATCAAACATTATCTTTGCTGACTTCCTTCCTACTTTGATTTACACTGCTGGTctttttgttgcttttaCATTTATCAATGCGCAAACCGGTGTTACCAAATATCCATACGAGATTTTGGGTTCAACCAGCCCACAACCAGTCAATTCGGTTTTGAGGCTTATCATTTGTTCATTGGCTCCTGTTGTCATTGACTGTGGTGTCTTGTTCTTCTGTGTTGGTATGGCATGTTGTGCTGGACCAATGTTGGGCTTGTGTTGTAAAAAGACAGGTGCAGTCATTGCAGGTATTGCTCATGGTGTTGCCGTTATTGTTCACattgtctttttcattGTTATGTGGGTTACTGAAGGTTTCAACTTTGCAAGAATGTTGTTGGGACTTGCCACAATGATTTATGTGCAAAGATTATTGTTCAAGTTTTTGACCTTGGCCTTTTTGACAAGAGAGTTCAAGAATGACAAGGCCAATACTGCATTCTGGACTGGTAAATGGTACAACACCGGTATGGGATGGATGGCATTTACCCAACCATCTCGTGAGTTTGTTGCCAAGATTGTTGAAATGTCTGAGTTTGCTGGTGATTTCATGTTGGCCCACATTATCTTGTTCTGCCAATTGccaattttgtttgttccaTTAATCGACAGATGGCACTCAATGATGTTGTTTTGGTTGAAACCATCAAGATTGATTAGACCACCAATCTACTCCTTGAAGCAAGCCAGATTGAGAAAGAGAATGGTTAGAAAATACTGCgttttgtattttgcaGTGTTGGTCATGCTTGTTGTGATTATTGCTGCTCCAGCTGCTGCATCTTCACAGATTGCAGTTGACCAATTTGCAAACATTGGAGGTTCTGGTTCAATTGCCAATGGTTTGTTCCAACCAAGAAATGTTTCCAACAATGACACTGGTCCAAACAGACCAAACTCATACTCTACTATGTGGACCTACTTGAGTTCAAGGTACACTGGACACACTACAGCATACTCAACCAACCCATTCAGATAA
- the MNN11 gene encoding putative alpha-1,6-mannosyltransferase mnn11 (CAZy:GT34), with amino-acid sequence MFHNSNKKNVFKPRYDNSQSFLPLPATFSRINNKRRLPLVIVGLILIWFFFNPLAFLSSHLKTSKIPQYPPAHPYSTKHIVETSSRFIFPPIEHAPLLKQLGAAKLVATLKLVDSDRVELRPLTLLENENFEIQQAKERDENAKDTFMKAKNTFKNQDRVVYKPKPGAEYPDVVIVTVVDFDRYSLDGLSKIVQNRVDYAHFNKYGIYVRWKQEFTSQLGSLAALDDVEKSKWTRLFALEAAMLAFPESSWFWYLDEDALIMDLNSNLNKQFLSAEILNQRILRDQPLIPPDGLIKTYKSTKPQNVKLILTQSDSKIETNSFLIKNDKASEGFGKALVQIWSNSLYMNYQSFPYGPDSALTHILQWHPFVLSKTAIIPGKVIAASHDIPKDDETKEGGKEKVGYEDGDFVVQWSSCKTAQECETILNIYHSKLKPSKR; translated from the coding sequence ATGTTtcataatagtaataagaAAAACGTGTTCAAGCCAAGGTATGATAACTCGCAATCCTTCTTGCCTTTACCTGCGACATTTAGTCGaataaacaacaagagGCGTCTACCCTTAGTGATTGTTGGCCTAATACTCATAtggttctttttcaacCCACTAGCATTTTTATCGCTGCATTTAAAAACATCTAAAATTCCACAGTATCCACCAGCACATCCGTACTCAACAAAGCACATTGTGGAAACGCTGTCGAGGTTTATTTTTCCTCCAATCGAGCATGCACCTTTGTTGAAACAGCTTGGTGCTGCCAAGTTGGTTGCTACTTTAAAACTTGTCGACTCTGATCGAGTGGAATTGAGACCGTTAACCTTgttggaaaatgaaaattttgaaatccAACAAGCCAAGGAAAGAGACGAAAATGCTAAAGACACATTTATGAAGGCAAAAAATACATTCAAGAACCAGGATAGAGTGGTGTACAAGCCCAAGCCCGGTGCAGAATACCCAgatgttgttattgttaccGTTGTTGATTTCGACAGGTACTCATTAGATGGCTTATCCAAAATTGTTCAAAACAGAGTCGATTATGCTCATTTCAACAAATATGGGATTTACGTAAGATGGAAGCAAGAATTTACTTCGCAATTGGGATCTTTGGCTGCGTTGGACGATGTAGAAAAATCGAAATGGACGAGATTGTTTGCACTTGAAGCAGCGATGTTGGCATTCCCTGAGTCATCTTGGTTTTGGTACTTGGATGAAGATGCATTAATCATGGATTTGAACTCAAACCTCAATAAACAATTTCTCAGTGCCGAGATATTGAATCAGCGCATTTTGAGAGACCAGCCACTCATCCCTCCTGATGGGTTGATCAAAACATACAAGTCCACCAAACCACAAAATGTTAAACTCATCTTGACTCAATCAGACTctaaaattgaaacaaattCATTTTTGATCAAGAACGACAAGGCAAGCGAAGGTTTTGGTAAGGCATTGGTACAAATATGGAGCAATAGTCTCTATATGAATTATCAAAGTTTCCCTTATGGGCCAGACTCGGCATTAACACATATCTTGCAATGGCATCCTTTTGTGTTGAGCAAAACCGCAATTATCCCAGGTAAGGTCATCGCCGCTTCGCACGATATACCCAAGGATGATGAGACTAAAGAAGGCgggaaagagaaagtgGGCTATGAGGATGGTGATTTTGTCGTACAGTGGAGTTCATGCAAGACAGCACAAGAGTGTGAGACAATTTTGAACATCTACCATAGTAAATTGAAGCCATCAAAACGTTAA
- the pso2 gene encoding DNA cross-link repair protein PSO2/SNM1 (BUSCO:EOG09261HQU) has translation MPRPNPSSNDLNAKKQQQRSIFEFTSSSTSPLVRSSTDKETVEPTVKREHESKRPSFEVESLYSLPLKEEKVLENDVGYNVELDGKKDYYQNQQMPDYFSPYPISQSTANLLTQNAIQVKKGPLDSSTHKMETEPSSILCPVCNLDLHELDFRNRTDHVDTCLVRVSFADSSDISFSDHKPSPMAPKTFKAKLEKKRRTSCEIIETNSPSPLEKKLKLQQNSNSQSNNSNNKKKKIVKEKERYINTETKMLTGPKIIKPPTKPSHSTRTFEPNAYGSTETRPSTSSANTSFSLSTSGKLRKPNVSRRKEISALKTMTFPLTSAAKTQNYYVSVDAFNFAPHNIIDKYFLTHFHADHYGGISKKWAYERVFDQNSECDYDDDSKYKKIIYCTVITGKLLTLYFSVDPRFIKMLEMDTRYKVQHYAKDDDGSEIVCQDVEDGGIIELEGTSPGLYVIPITANHCPGAGIFLFESIGVDGHIHRILHCGDFRVNMTILDHPLLNRFSVGRHNIEETDKIDQVYLDTTYMSPTYVFPKQELVCDTLAELFENLTRQEGDPNNESIDTKETRLGNSLFNTWFGSLVQPRITDFWKSIGGNAGSGTTNTKKEKKKKKFLILVGTYVIGKERLAIAISKRLKCQIYVSNINNRKNKYEILRTYQDPYLDSVLTEDELGSGFEEQAEDDVSDCIVHLVPMNIVGSITELSNYFNHNRYYEYFERCVGLRPTGWSFAQNGKKPDSISQQNLSSSASTVTAELEETVPLTPLEEVIKCMKVRTSYNALDHILSQGPKPQTKLKTGKNLPDNELYRIYSVPYSEHSSFRELAYFVVFFNIGKVIPTVNCSNEFNVQRMNAIIETWEQARRIITGGMTERDYKLSDELIEQVRQITLDSF, from the coding sequence ATGCCAAGACCCAACCCTAGTAGCAATGATCTAAATGCgaaaaagcaacaacaacggtCGATATTTGAATTTACATCATCAAGTACAAGTCCACTTGTTAGATCATCTACTGACAAAGAAACAGTTGAACCAACCGTGAAAAGAGAACACGAGAGTAAAAGACCACTGTTTGAAGTCGAGAGTCTCTATTCCTTACCCttgaaggaagaaaaagttttggaaaatgatgttggatataatgTTGAACTTGATGGCAAAAAAGATTACtaccaaaaccaacaaatgCCAGATTATTTTTCGCCATATCCAATTTCCCAATCCACAGCAAACTTATTAACTCAAAATGCTATACAAGTAAAGAAAGGACCATTGGACTCATCTACACACAAGATGGAAACGGAACCACTGAGTATCCTTTGTCCAGTTTGTAATTTGGATTTGCATGAATTAGATTTCAGAAATAGAACAGATCACGTCGACACGTGTCTTGTACGCGTTTCCTTTGCTGATAGCAGTGATATATCCTTCCTGGATCATAAACCATCACCCATGGCTCCCAAAACTTTTAAAGCAAAgcttgaaaagaaaagaagaacgtCATGTGAAATAATCGAGACAAATCTGCCATCGCCGTTAGAAAAGAAGCTAAAACTACAACAAAACAGCAATAGCCAGAgtaacaacagcaataacaagaaaaagaagatagtcaaggaaaaggaaagataTATCAatacagaaacaaaaatgctTACAGGACCAAAGATTATAAAACCTCCAACAAAACCAAGCCATTCAACGCGTACTTTTGAACCAAATGCTTATGGAAGTACAGAAACACGCCCTAGCACAAGTAGTGCAAACACgtctttctctttatcGACATCGGGAAAGTTGCGAAAACCAAACGTGTCTCGTCGAAAGGAAATTTCAGCTCTTAAAACAATGACGTTTCCCTTAACTTCAGCTGCGAAAACTCAAAATTATTATGTTTCAGTTGACGCATTCAACTTTGCACCCCACAATATTATAGACAAGTACTTTTTAACACATTTCCATGCTGACCACTATGGTGGTATTTCCAAAAAGTGGGCATACGAGCGTGTTTTTGACCAAAATAGTGAGTGTgattatgatgatgattccaaatacaaaaaaattatctACTGTACTGTAATTACAGGAAAGCTATTGACTTTGTATTTTTCAGTCGACCCAAGGTTTATAAAGATGTTGGAGATGGATACTAGGTATAAAGTTCAACACTATGCGAAAGACGATGATGGGCTGGAAATTGTGTGTCAAGATGTTGAAGATGGAGGTATTATTGAACTTGAAGGAACATCGCCGGGACTTTATGTGATTCCAATAACAGCGAATCATTGCCCTGGAGCAGgcatttttttatttgaatctattggtgttgatggTCATATACATCGAATCTTACATTGTGGAGATTTTAGAGTCAATATGACGATCCTTGATCATCCTCTCCTCAACAGGTTTAGCGTGGGAAGGCACAATATTGAAGAAACTGATAAAATAGACCAGGTATACCTTGACACAACGTATATGAGCCCGACTTATGTATTTCCCAAACAGGAATTGGTTTGTGATACATTGGCCGAGCTATTTGAAAATCTTACTAGACAGGAAGGTGATCCAAATAATGAAAGCATTGACACCAAAGAAACTCGATTGGGAAACTCATTGTTCAATACATGGTTTGGCTCTCTTGTTCAACCAAGAATCACCGATTTTTGGAAGTCAATTGGAGGAAATGCCGGGAGTGGCACAAcgaatacaaaaaaagagaaaaagaaaaagaaatttttgattttagtTGGCACTTATGTTATCGGAAAAGAACGGTTGGCGATTGCCATTCTGAAAAGACTCAAGTGTCAAATATATGTGTCTAACATCAACAATCGCAAGAACAAATACGAAATCTTACGCACATACCAAGATCCATATTTGGACTCAGTATTGACCGAGGATGAACTTGGTCTGGGATTCGAAGAGCAAGCTGAAGATGATGTTTCTGATTGTATTGTGCACCTTGTGCCAATGAACATCGTAGGTTCCATTACTGAACTATCAAACTACTTTAACCATAACAGGTACTATGAATACTTTGAGCGGTGTGTAGGGCTCCGACCAACGGGGTGGAGTTTTGCACAAAATGGGAAGAAACCAGACTCAATAAGCCAACAGAACTTGTCCAGCTCAGCCTCGACAGTTACTGCTGAGTTAGAAGAAACAGTTCCTCTTACACCATTGGAAGAAGTTATTAAATGCATGAAGGTTCGAACATCATATAATGCACTAGATCATATTCTTAGTCAGGGCCCGAAGCCACAAACAAAGCTCAAAACCGGGAAGAATCTCCCCGATAACGAGCTATACAGAATTTATTCAGTGCCATATAGTGAACACTCGTCGTTCCGCGAGTTGGCTTATTTCGTcgtttttttcaatattggAAAAGTGATACCCACAGTGAACTGCTCTAATGAATTTAATGTACAACGAATGAATGCGATTATAGAAACATGGGAACAGGCGAGGCGGATAATTACAGGAGGCATGACAGAAAGGGACTATAAATTGTCAGATGAATTGATTGAACAAGTCAGACAAATTACACTAGACAGTTTTTAA
- a CDS encoding uncharacterized protein (BUSCO:EOG09264RJ7), with translation MGLLTIIKKQKRKDKEIRVLTLGLDNAGKTTIIKRMLRQDNSLIAPTMGFEINTLVYGDHMLNIWDIGGQTTLRAFWGNYFDKTDVVIWVVDGLSIERLDESFKELYEKIILQQDRLMGLYLCIVVNKIDLIDGEAERQKVGKEVEKVLGLDDSNKIDSDHWCITLVSGKTGEGIDNVLDWIVTRDY, from the coding sequence ATGGGACTACTTACCATTattaagaaacaaaagagaaaagataaagaaatcAGGGTTTTGACCTTGGGGCTTGACAATGCTGGGAAAACCACTATAATCAAGCGGATGCTCAGGCAAGATAATTCTTTGATTGCGCCTACTATGGGGTTTGAAATCAATACTTTGGTCTATGGTGATCACATGTTGAATATTTGGGATATTGGTGGGCAAACTACATTGAGGGCCTTTTGGGGAAACTATTTTGACAAGACGGATGTGGTGATTTGGGTTGTAGATGGGTTGAGTATTGAGAGGTTAGATGAAAGTTTTAAGGAATTATATGAGAAAATTATCCTACAACAGGATAGGTTAATGGGATTGTATTTGTGCATTGTTGTTAACAAGATAGACTTGATAGACGGTGAGGCTGAGAGACAAAAGGTAGGAAAAGAGGTGGAGAAAGTGTTGGGATTAGACGATAGTAACAAGATAGATAGTGATCACTGGTGCATAACTTTGGTCAGTGGCAAAACAGGAGAGGGTATTGACAATGTGTTGGACTGGATCGTCACCAGAGACTATTAA